The Sneathiella sp. P13V-1 genome includes a window with the following:
- a CDS encoding F0F1 ATP synthase subunit A: MAEGQSPLAQFEIKRLVELNAGGVDVSFTNSSLFMIIAVAAITLFLTWSMRGRAMVPGRMQSLAELSYEFIANMLKENVGSEGRKYFPFIFSIFMFVLFCNLIGMIPYSFTVTSHIIVTFGLAALVFVTVTLVGIFRHGFKFLSFFVPSGVPAVLLVILIPIEVISYFVRPISLSVRLFANMLAGHTLMKVFGAFVIALSWWGGWLPLAFISALTGLEFLVAFLQAYVFAILSCLYLNDAVHLHH; encoded by the coding sequence GTGGCAGAAGGTCAAAGCCCCTTAGCGCAGTTCGAAATTAAACGGCTCGTTGAATTGAATGCCGGTGGAGTGGATGTATCCTTCACCAACTCCTCCCTGTTCATGATTATTGCTGTTGCAGCAATCACCCTGTTCCTGACATGGAGCATGCGCGGACGGGCAATGGTCCCAGGCCGTATGCAATCACTCGCAGAACTCAGTTACGAGTTCATCGCCAATATGCTGAAGGAAAATGTCGGCTCCGAAGGCCGCAAGTATTTTCCATTCATCTTCTCCATTTTCATGTTTGTACTGTTCTGTAACCTGATCGGCATGATCCCTTACAGCTTTACAGTCACAAGCCACATCATCGTAACTTTCGGTTTGGCAGCATTGGTATTTGTTACCGTTACTCTGGTTGGTATTTTCCGCCACGGTTTCAAATTCCTGTCATTCTTCGTCCCAAGCGGCGTTCCTGCTGTCCTTTTGGTGATCCTGATCCCGATCGAAGTTATCTCATACTTCGTGCGTCCAATCAGTCTTTCTGTTCGTCTGTTTGCGAACATGCTGGCCGGTCACACGTTGATGAAGGTTTTTGGTGCATTTGTAATTGCACTCAGCTGGTGGGGTGGCTGGTTGCCTCTCGCCTTTATTTCGGCACTGACTGGTCTGGAATTCCTTGTGGCATTCCTGCAGGCTTACGTTTTCGCAATCCTGTCCTGTCTGTACCTGAATGATGCCGTTCATTTGCATCACTAA
- a CDS encoding F0F1 ATP synthase subunit C, which produces MEVEAAKMIGAGLATIALAGVGLGLGNIFGSYISGSLRNPAAAPKVFGNVLLAFALTEAVALFALVIAFLILFA; this is translated from the coding sequence ATGGAAGTAGAAGCCGCTAAAATGATTGGTGCCGGTCTCGCGACTATCGCTCTGGCTGGTGTTGGTCTTGGTCTCGGTAACATCTTCGGATCTTACATCTCTGGTTCTCTGCGCAACCCTGCTGCAGCTCCGAAAGTATTCGGTAACGTTCTGCTGGCATTCGCCCTGACAGAAGCTGTTGCGCTGTTCGCGCTGGTTATTGCGTTCTTGATCCTGTTTGCCTAA
- a CDS encoding F0F1 ATP synthase subunit B' has protein sequence MPQLNFADFPPQLVWLAISFIVLYVAMAKVAVPRIAEVLESRQDRIARDLDEAKRLSEESDKAKAEYEAALEEARAKAHGMVTELKATLSKEQEASRVDLEAKLASKSAEAEKSIAAAKDEALSNVRQIAGEAAKATVSKLVSIDLADGDVDAAIEASAKGRV, from the coding sequence ATGCCGCAGTTAAATTTTGCAGACTTCCCACCACAGCTTGTGTGGCTGGCTATTAGCTTCATCGTCCTTTATGTGGCGATGGCGAAAGTAGCTGTGCCACGCATCGCAGAGGTACTGGAAAGTCGTCAGGACCGCATTGCCCGGGATTTGGACGAAGCCAAGCGCTTGAGTGAAGAATCCGATAAGGCAAAGGCGGAGTACGAAGCTGCGCTGGAAGAAGCTCGGGCAAAAGCCCACGGCATGGTTACCGAATTGAAGGCAACCTTGTCCAAAGAGCAGGAAGCCAGCCGTGTCGATCTTGAAGCCAAACTTGCTTCCAAATCTGCCGAAGCGGAGAAGTCCATTGCGGCAGCCAAGGATGAGGCACTGTCAAACGTGCGTCAGATCGCAGGTGAAGCTGCTAAGGCAACCGTCTCCAAACTTGTTTCCATTGATCTGGCAGACGGCGATGTCGATGCTGCGATCGAAGCAAGTGCGAAAGGGAGGGTTTGA
- a CDS encoding ATP F0F1 synthase subunit B (Produces ATP from ADP in the presence of a proton gradient across the membrane. Subunit B is part of the membrane proton channel.): protein MLSDPTFWVAVAFAIFIGILLYVKVPGIIAKQLDDRAERIKNELDEAQKLREDAQAMFADYQRRQRDAMATAEEIVAKAKEDAEILRKESEAELEATLKRRQEMAEAKIRQAEEKALAEVQSLAVDVAVAAAEKLMKENIKAKEGGALIDQSIKDLGSQLN, encoded by the coding sequence ATGTTATCTGATCCTACTTTTTGGGTAGCCGTTGCTTTTGCTATTTTCATCGGGATCCTGCTTTATGTGAAGGTTCCAGGCATTATCGCCAAACAGCTGGATGATCGCGCAGAGCGCATCAAGAACGAACTTGATGAAGCTCAGAAACTGCGTGAAGACGCCCAGGCTATGTTTGCTGATTACCAGCGTCGCCAACGTGACGCCATGGCAACTGCCGAGGAAATTGTTGCAAAAGCCAAGGAAGATGCTGAAATCCTCCGTAAGGAGAGCGAAGCCGAGCTGGAAGCTACTCTGAAACGCCGTCAGGAAATGGCTGAAGCCAAAATCCGTCAGGCAGAAGAGAAAGCCCTGGCTGAAGTCCAGAGCCTTGCTGTTGATGTGGCTGTTGCCGCAGCAGAGAAGCTCATGAAGGAAAACATCAAGGCCAAAGAAGGCGGTGCCTTGATCGACCAGTCTATTAAAGATCTCGGCTCTCAGTTAAACTAA
- the gcvPB gene encoding aminomethyl-transferring glycine dehydrogenase subunit GcvPB: MLNNVGRPTRPEASDTESDLVETFTGNKALNLETPLIFDQGEPGRIGVDLPEPKAVKSRLGGLDREGAIGLPDLSEPQVLRHYVRLSRQNYSIDAGFYPLGSCTMKHNPRINEKSARIMGLGDIHPLQPTETVQGALELIHDLGEWLKTITGMPAVAMSPAAGAHGELCGVMAIRAAHDAKGEARTRILVPESAHGTNPATAALCGYKVDPVQARPDGRMDMEAFKAKLGPDVAGVMLTNPNTCGLFETDVKEIADLIHGVGGYFYCDGANLNAILGRTRVGDLGVDAMHINLHKTFSTPHGGGGPGSGPVVLSDALAAYAPVPYVVKEGDEYRLQENVEGDAEASFGRMKGFHGQMGMFIRALAYMLSHGSDGLKQIAEDAVLNANYVRVGLNDILNSPFDGICMHEALFDDSSLKDTGVTTLDIAKAMIDEGYHPMTMYFPLVVHGAMLIEPTESESKETLDMFIGSMRHLVTKAQTGNDPDFFTQAPRFAPRRRLDETSAARKPVLRWTPSDAD; encoded by the coding sequence TTAATAATGTAGGACGACCAACACGCCCCGAAGCGTCAGATACAGAATCAGATCTGGTTGAAACCTTCACAGGGAACAAAGCACTTAATCTGGAAACACCTTTGATCTTTGATCAAGGGGAACCTGGACGTATCGGTGTCGATCTGCCTGAACCCAAAGCGGTAAAAAGTCGCCTTGGTGGTCTGGATCGTGAAGGTGCTATTGGTCTGCCAGATTTGTCTGAACCTCAGGTGCTACGCCATTATGTGCGTCTTAGCCGTCAGAACTATTCTATTGATGCCGGTTTCTATCCTCTTGGTTCCTGTACCATGAAGCATAACCCGCGCATTAATGAGAAATCTGCGCGAATTATGGGGCTGGGTGATATTCACCCTTTGCAGCCAACAGAAACAGTTCAGGGCGCGCTGGAGCTTATCCATGATCTTGGTGAGTGGCTGAAGACCATCACTGGCATGCCAGCGGTTGCCATGTCGCCCGCAGCGGGTGCCCACGGTGAGCTATGCGGTGTGATGGCTATTCGTGCGGCCCATGATGCAAAAGGAGAGGCCCGTACACGCATTCTGGTTCCAGAATCAGCGCACGGTACAAACCCGGCAACTGCGGCTCTGTGTGGTTATAAAGTGGATCCAGTTCAAGCCCGTCCTGATGGACGCATGGATATGGAAGCCTTTAAAGCAAAACTCGGCCCGGATGTGGCTGGCGTTATGCTGACAAATCCAAATACTTGCGGACTGTTTGAAACAGACGTGAAGGAAATCGCCGATCTTATTCATGGTGTCGGGGGTTATTTCTACTGTGACGGAGCAAACCTGAACGCCATTCTTGGCCGTACACGTGTTGGAGATCTTGGTGTAGATGCGATGCATATCAATCTGCATAAAACCTTCTCCACACCGCATGGCGGGGGTGGTCCGGGTTCTGGTCCAGTTGTTCTGTCTGATGCACTTGCGGCCTATGCTCCCGTTCCTTACGTAGTGAAAGAGGGAGATGAATATCGCCTTCAGGAAAACGTAGAAGGGGACGCAGAAGCAAGCTTTGGCCGCATGAAAGGCTTCCACGGGCAGATGGGTATGTTTATCCGTGCCCTCGCTTACATGCTAAGCCACGGATCAGACGGCCTTAAACAGATTGCAGAGGATGCAGTTTTGAACGCCAACTATGTGCGTGTTGGTCTCAACGATATTCTCAATTCCCCATTTGACGGGATCTGCATGCATGAAGCGTTGTTTGACGATAGCAGTTTGAAAGATACTGGAGTAACTACCCTTGATATCGCCAAGGCGATGATCGATGAAGGCTATCATCCAATGACTATGTATTTCCCACTTGTGGTTCATGGCGCCATGCTGATTGAGCCAACAGAAAGTGAGAGCAAAGAAACCCTGGATATGTTTATCGGAAGCATGCGTCACCTGGTGACAAAAGCGCAGACCGGGAACGATCCAGACTTCTTCACCCAGGCACCGCGTTTCGCACCTCGGCGGCGCCTGGATGAAACCAGTGCAGCCCGTAAGCCCGTGCTGCGCTGGACCCCCTCCGACGCCGACTAG